In Candidatus Binatia bacterium, one DNA window encodes the following:
- a CDS encoding hemolysin family protein, whose product MNTDPVRSSPESLPYQIVALVVLVILAAFFAAAEAALVSISRLRARAIAERKVRGSQNLVPLVEDKNRFLTSILVGNTVVLLAGSSLATYAAIELGLPGAALLSTIVMTVVFLLFGEIIPKTIATGDSERWALRLALPTFYVSYVLAPIARTFQVITDLLLRLFHIRHGQHTYVTEEDIRALVDVGAEQRVIEEEERELIHSVMEFGDTIVREVMKPRPEMVAVSIDDSARRVLDVVISEGYSKLPVYQESKDDIVGVIHDRELLIALANGSLAHTSMRLLMRPAVHVPETKKIAELLREMQRDKFSLAIVVDEYGGTAGLVTMEDLLEEIVGEIRDEHDADEQEPISVISDTEAVVEAGVNVEDVNAKLGTELPTEDFETIGGYTVGLFGRLPNEGEEVDANEHTRLRVDRKHGRRILTVRIYTNGSVHRPQESEGSDAAARL is encoded by the coding sequence TTGAACACCGACCCCGTTCGAAGTAGCCCGGAAAGCCTGCCGTACCAGATCGTCGCGCTCGTCGTGCTGGTGATTCTGGCGGCCTTCTTCGCGGCCGCTGAAGCGGCGCTCGTTTCAATCTCGCGACTGCGCGCGCGTGCCATCGCCGAGCGCAAGGTTCGCGGCTCGCAGAATCTCGTGCCCCTCGTCGAAGACAAGAACCGCTTTCTCACCTCGATCCTGGTGGGCAACACCGTGGTGCTGCTCGCCGGATCGTCGCTCGCGACGTACGCGGCTATCGAGCTCGGGCTGCCGGGCGCGGCGCTGCTCTCGACGATCGTGATGACCGTCGTCTTTTTGCTTTTCGGCGAGATCATCCCCAAGACGATCGCGACCGGCGACAGCGAGCGCTGGGCGCTCCGTCTGGCGCTGCCGACGTTCTACGTCTCCTACGTCCTCGCGCCGATCGCGCGCACGTTCCAGGTGATCACGGACCTGCTCTTGCGCCTCTTCCACATCAGGCACGGGCAGCACACCTACGTGACGGAAGAGGACATCCGCGCGCTGGTCGACGTCGGCGCAGAGCAGCGCGTCATCGAGGAAGAGGAACGCGAGCTGATTCACTCGGTGATGGAGTTCGGCGATACAATCGTGCGCGAGGTGATGAAGCCGCGGCCCGAGATGGTCGCCGTCTCAATCGACGACTCGGCGCGGCGCGTGCTGGACGTCGTGATCTCCGAGGGCTACTCGAAGCTCCCGGTTTACCAAGAGTCCAAGGACGACATAGTCGGCGTGATTCACGATCGCGAACTCCTGATCGCCCTCGCCAATGGCTCGCTCGCGCACACCAGCATGCGGCTCCTGATGCGCCCCGCCGTCCACGTGCCGGAGACGAAGAAGATCGCGGAGCTACTGCGCGAGATGCAGCGCGACAAATTCTCACTAGCGATCGTCGTCGACGAGTACGGCGGCACGGCGGGCCTCGTCACGATGGAGGATCTACTCGAGGAGATCGTTGGCGAGATTCGCGACGAGCACGACGCGGACGAGCAGGAGCCCATCTCGGTGATCTCCGACACGGAGGCCGTCGTCGAAGCCGGCGTCAACGTCGAGGACGTCAACGCCAAGCTCGGAACGGAGCTGCCGACCGAAGACTTCGAGACGATCGGCGGCTACACGGTCGGGCTCTTCGGGCGCCTTCCGAACGAGGGCGAGGAGGTCGACGCGAACGAGCACACGCGGCTGCGCGTCGATCGAAAACACGGCCGGCGCATCCTGACGGTTCGCATCTACACCAACGGCAGCGTCCACCGGCCGCAGGAATCCGAGGGCTCTGACGCAGCCGCGCGCCTATAA
- a CDS encoding diacylglycerol kinase, giving the protein MQHPVEDRGKKEPHYLPIDRSRLLRSFHHAFEGIIYATRTQPNMRVHFLIAALVLLATLILRLDRFYVVATVTLVALVLSLELMNTAIESIVDLLTVAHHPLAKTAKDAAAGAVLIAAVGAVLAAYLIFYQGIISGGQRVFEAVQSVPANVALIALAVVAIATIFAKAWIGRGSALQGGAVSGHAALAFAVATMLAFFYQKPLAAILAYFVAFLVAQSRVEARIHRPFEVFWGAVLGTLVALAIYVLVRPHVVL; this is encoded by the coding sequence ATGCAGCACCCCGTCGAAGACCGCGGCAAGAAAGAGCCGCACTACCTCCCGATCGACCGCAGCCGGCTTCTTCGCTCGTTCCATCACGCGTTCGAGGGGATCATCTACGCCACGCGCACGCAGCCGAACATGCGCGTGCATTTCCTCATCGCCGCGCTCGTCCTGCTCGCGACGCTGATCCTGCGTCTCGACCGCTTCTACGTCGTCGCCACGGTCACGCTCGTCGCCCTCGTGTTGAGTCTCGAGCTGATGAACACGGCGATCGAGTCGATCGTCGATCTGCTCACCGTGGCACATCACCCCTTGGCCAAGACTGCGAAGGACGCGGCGGCCGGGGCCGTGCTGATCGCGGCTGTCGGCGCGGTGCTCGCGGCGTACCTGATCTTCTACCAAGGCATCATCAGCGGAGGGCAGCGCGTCTTCGAAGCCGTGCAGTCCGTGCCGGCCAACGTTGCGCTGATCGCGCTTGCCGTCGTGGCGATCGCGACGATCTTCGCGAAGGCGTGGATCGGGCGCGGGTCGGCGCTGCAAGGAGGCGCAGTCTCGGGGCACGCCGCGCTGGCCTTCGCCGTCGCAACCATGCTGGCGTTTTTCTATCAGAAGCCGCTGGCCGCGATCCTCGCCTACTTCGTCGCCTTCTTGGTCGCCCAGAGCCGTGTCGAGGCGCGCATCCACCGGCCTTTCGAGGTCTTCTGGGGAGCCGTGCTGGGCACGCTGGTCGCCCTGGCGATTTACGTCCTTGTGCGTCCCCACGTTGTGCTATAA
- the ybeY gene encoding rRNA maturation RNase YbeY — translation MIYYRNDVRRSGVDGHALVATAKRLLDAVGEAQSALSLRLVGDAAIRKLNREYRGKDCATDVLSFSLEEPPQRPAERLLGDVVISVDTARRQAREYDATLQCEIYRLLIHGVLHLMGHDHVAVPERRVMRREERRLANSIALPWPY, via the coding sequence ATGATCTACTACCGTAACGACGTGCGCCGCAGCGGCGTCGACGGCCACGCGCTGGTGGCGACCGCCAAGCGTCTCCTCGACGCCGTGGGCGAGGCGCAATCCGCTCTCTCGCTGAGGCTCGTCGGAGACGCCGCGATCCGCAAGCTCAACCGCGAGTACCGCGGCAAGGACTGCGCGACGGACGTGCTGAGCTTCTCGCTCGAGGAGCCGCCGCAACGCCCTGCGGAGCGGCTCCTCGGGGACGTCGTGATCTCGGTAGACACGGCGCGCAGACAGGCGCGGGAGTACGACGCGACCCTGCAGTGCGAAATCTACCGCCTCCTGATCCACGGCGTGCTGCATCTGATGGGGCACGATCATGTCGCGGTGCCCGAGCGCCGCGTCATGCGGCGCGAGGAGCGTCGCCTTGCCAACTCCATCGCGCTGCCGTGGCCGTATTAG
- a CDS encoding PhoH family protein → MTAQRSIDLHDLPDRVRLFGEYDRNLSAIESSLDVAVHADGDCLLLAGDDAAVARAETVVRRVLEAAVGGAHITPDDVALALSDAAAPSGAPHPVTLLRTHRGREVRPRTAGQRRLVRSIEESTLTFGIGPAGTGKTYLAIVMAVRALKRREIARVILSRPAVEAGERLGFLPGDLREKVDPYMRPLFDALADLLEDTVVNRYMERGTLEVAPLAYMRGRTLSEAFVILDEAQNATDDQLKMFLTRLGNGSKMVVSGDVTQIDLPAGQRSGLRAAAARLRDIGDVGVVELDDNDVVRHPLVAKIVRAYDLLP, encoded by the coding sequence TTGACCGCCCAACGCTCTATCGATCTCCACGACCTTCCCGACCGCGTGCGGCTCTTCGGAGAGTACGACCGGAATCTCTCGGCGATAGAATCCTCGCTCGACGTTGCCGTCCACGCCGACGGCGATTGTCTGCTGCTGGCCGGCGACGACGCCGCCGTTGCGCGCGCCGAAACGGTCGTACGGCGAGTCCTCGAGGCGGCCGTCGGCGGCGCGCACATCACGCCCGACGACGTGGCGCTCGCGCTGTCGGACGCCGCCGCGCCATCCGGCGCCCCGCACCCCGTCACGCTGTTGCGCACGCACCGCGGACGCGAGGTCCGCCCGCGCACGGCGGGTCAACGGCGCCTCGTGCGGTCGATCGAGGAGTCGACGCTCACGTTTGGAATCGGACCCGCGGGCACGGGGAAGACGTACCTTGCGATCGTCATGGCCGTCCGAGCGCTCAAACGGCGCGAGATCGCGCGCGTGATCCTGTCGCGGCCGGCCGTCGAGGCCGGGGAGCGGCTCGGTTTTCTTCCCGGCGACCTTCGCGAGAAGGTCGATCCGTATATGCGACCGCTCTTCGACGCGCTCGCCGATCTGCTCGAGGACACCGTCGTGAATCGCTATATGGAGCGCGGAACGCTCGAAGTCGCGCCGCTCGCGTACATGCGCGGCCGCACGCTCTCCGAGGCGTTCGTCATCCTCGACGAGGCGCAAAACGCCACCGACGATCAGCTGAAGATGTTTCTCACTCGCCTCGGAAACGGATCAAAAATGGTCGTGAGCGGAGACGTCACGCAGATCGATCTTCCCGCGGGCCAGCGCAGCGGGCTGCGCGCCGCCGCGGCGCGACTGCGCGACATCGGCGACGTGGGCGTGGTGGAGCTGGACGACAACGACGTCGTGCGTCATCCGCTGGTGGCGAAGATCGTGCGCGCATATGATCTACTACCGTAA